The Corallococcus macrosporus genome segment TCTTCATGGTCGGCATGTAGCCGTCCAAGAGGTGCAGGTCGGAGCCACAGATGGCCGTGCGGGTGACGCGGATGATGGCGTCGCGGGGGTCTTCAATCTTCGGGTCCGGGGCGGACTCGTAACGGACGTCGCCGTGGCCATGCCAGCAGATGGCTTTCATCGGGTGGGGCTCCTGGGTTCGTTGAAAGGCGTTTGTGCAAAGCTGGGGACTTGCAACGCGCATGGCCAACGTTCCCGGGCTGCCGCCGCCTGCCCGTCTGGCGCTCGGAAGAGGAGGAAGCGGGGCGCAATCCACGTCCGGGGATGCAATGGGACCCCGGGACGATGCAAAAGGGGGTGTGGCCCCCGCACCCGTCCTCGACTTCGGCCGTTATCTGGGCACGCCGCTCCATCGCGTGGAGGTGGCGGGGCTCGTCCTCACGGAAAGCACGTACGCCCCCGGCGTCCTGCTGTCGTCCCACCGGCACCTGCACGCGGGCTTCCGGCTCACGTTGGAAGGCGGGTTCACGGACGTGGTGGAGGGCCGCGCGCGGGAGTGCGCCGCACGGTCGGTCGCCTTCCAGGCGCCCGGGCTGGAGCACGCGCAGCACATGCGGGACGTGCGCACGCGCACCTTCAACATCGACTTCTCGGAGGCGTCGTGGCGGTCGCGCGGGGCGCTCGCTGCGGGGTTGGATCCGCGCGTGGACCTGGCGTCGGTGCGGGTGGCCGCGCTGGGGGCGCGCGTGTACCAGGAGTTCCGGCGCGCGGATGACGTGGCGGCGCTGGCCATCGAAGGGCTGTCGCTGGAGCTGCTGGCGGAGGCGGTGCGCGCGTCCGCGCCCGTGAAGGGCTCCGCGCCTGCTCCGTGGCTGGTGCGCGTCCGGGAGCTGCTGGACGCGGTGCGGGGGCCACCGCCCACGCTCGCGGCGCTGGCGCGGGAGGCGGGGGTGAG includes the following:
- a CDS encoding helix-turn-helix transcriptional regulator yields the protein MAPAPVLDFGRYLGTPLHRVEVAGLVLTESTYAPGVLLSSHRHLHAGFRLTLEGGFTDVVEGRARECAARSVAFQAPGLEHAQHMRDVRTRTFNIDFSEASWRSRGALAAGLDPRVDLASVRVAALGARVYQEFRRADDVAALAIEGLSLELLAEAVRASAPVKGSAPAPWLVRVRELLDAVRGPPPTLAALAREAGVSPLRLGRAFRQAYRCSPAEYLRRSRLERAGRALRETARPLGDIALDAGYCDQSHLTREFRRHLHLTPAEYRRLAGRASGSKT